Below is a genomic region from Triticum dicoccoides isolate Atlit2015 ecotype Zavitan chromosome 5A, WEW_v2.0, whole genome shotgun sequence.
CATGCTAATCCAGTGCATCTGATCTTAAAAACTTCAGGTGGTAGGATCACACTGATTGTAAGTATCCTAAGGAGTTATTATTATTTTCAAAATAATCATCCATGTGATCCTCAAACTCTCATATATCTAATACATCCTAATGTCAGATGATGGCACACAAGAAAAGTTTGCATGATAGCACCTGGATACGGGTTTAGACATGCCCCCTAATTGGCCCATGCCGTGCATTTTCTGATAAGAGCCAGTACCTGAACATACAAGGCATCGGAATTGTTAAAACGCTGCCTCCTCCGCAGTGAACCTCTAGACCCTTTTTCACAACTGTCATCTGGATCTTCATCAAATTCTTCTCTTCTGTGTAGCAATCGCTCCCAATGTAGAGGAGTTTTTCTAATATTAAGAAGAGATAATAAATATTTGGCTATACGCTCCTCTCCTACCACCGAATCTTTAACAGCTCCTGTACATAAACAGAAAAGTACAATATTACCATGTGGCAATACAAGTATGTGAAAAATCCAATATCGGAGGAGAGTAAAACTAGTAAGCAAACCGAGATAATCATTACGAGGAAGGCATGCCAATAATCTTGCTCTTCAGAAAATTGTTCGCACAGAGAAAAGGATAGCACAGAATAAGAATCTAACCTGTCAGAGCAAGCTTTAGACCTGTTTCCATATCTGGAATGCTTGGCACTAGAACACCTGGTGTATCAAGCACGTAAATGCTCGGCTGGCTTGCAATCTATCAGAAAATCATTGCATTGTTTAATGTACTCAATTAATCATAACAGAAGAGACCAAACAACAGGGCACTGTCCTAGAAATGGCTCGTACTTCTACAAATGCACTCACTTGAATAAAGGGTCACTGACACAAAAGTTCCATGTGTGGACAGTTGAAAATTACTGAGCTGATTGTTTTCGTGAAAGAGAATGGAGTCAGGGTTAAATGAAATAATTACCGGCCGAGCGCGATGACAGGGCCACATATGGCATATGGGCCAAGGACATGTTTGGTTTGTAACCACACTTTGCCAAATGTTAGGCAGACAAGTTAGGCAAGTGTTTGCTCGCAGCCACAACACACTTTCTTAGCCTCTTATCCCACTTTTCATGGAGTCATTTGctagccaacttctgccacaagtgTGCAACCAATTTTGCTGCCTTGCCACACTTGTAGCACAAAAGTGGGGTACAGCGTGGAAGTCAACTAAACATGCCCTAAATGAATTGTACTAGTCGTATGGATATGTTTAAAATGTACGCAGAACGAAGAGAATTGAGATCACGGAAGTAAAGAAAGGCAATTCCTGGCATCTATATTCTCAAGTGTCTTTGTTTTTATGCTGTCCCCAAATCTTAGCTAAGATTGTGCATATGTGCCATGACTAAGATCTTCTATTTTGTGAGCTTCAAGGCACATAGGTAGCTAATTTAGTTGCCAGATGGAGCTGCAAAGCAAGACTTGCCAGTATATACAAACTAACTATTATTAAAAACTTGAAGGTAAAACATAGCTTGTATCTTCTTAGTAGGAATAAGAGGGGAAAAGATTGCAAGCTTCCAGCAGCTAGTCCATATCCATGGATGTGTGCCTATTTGCATTGAATACTATATCTAGTGTTGAATATGCGCGAATAACATAAAGTAACAAACAAAAAGGTACTCAAATATGACACAACTGGGCAGTCATTCACGTGCATAATATAACTGACAAAGCAGTCAGGTTAACATGTGATATATGTTGTTTTTCCTGGTACCTAGTGCAGCGATAATGAGCATCTGGAAAAAATAAATTAACAAATTCAGTCGTGCCATTGACCTTAGATCCTCACCTTATATCCTGCAATGTCTTGTGTAACTCCAGGGAGAGGTCCTACTCTAGCCCGCTTCATCTTATCGTTCACTGGGAATAGAGCAACAACAAACATGGATAACCAAGGAAATAAACAATATCCCTCTTTATTCGAAAACTGACTCCTAATGGAGAACCCACGTTAAGCAACATCACCCTAAAAAGAGCAGTCATTGGATTATATCGAGGGTCAATCAAGTCCGTTAAATCTTCACAGTTAAGACCTACAAATAGCCTTGTCTTTTGGTCAAATAACACATCCCTTGATGAAATGGTCTCTTTGTTAGAAGACATGTCCCTTGGTGAAAAGGTGTTTCTTCATGAAAAGACACGTCAGTTGGTGAAAAGACATCTCTGCGTGGAAAGAGCGTCCCTTTGTGAAATGTTCTTTCTTCGCAGAAAAACATATTAGAAAAAGATTGAAAAGAAACATTCAGTTGGTGAAAGTATTTTTTAGATTACCACATTACAAAAATTCACTTTGTAACTTCCCAAAAGATGCCACCATTGAAACTGTCTTAACTGTGCCAGAAAACTAATGTGCCAAAGTTTTGGCATTTCAATTTGGTTATGCACTTCAACAACATTTGAACTTTGCAACTCTATGCTTAAAAATGCAAATTTTATATATAAATATTTCAAAATAAACTAACTAAAACAATCTAATAATACCTTCAGCAAAGTGTGAGCTTTACACTAGTTTCTGTTATATTGGTCATACCTGGAAATCTAGAATTGGCAATTCTATGAATGGAGTTAATGAGTGCAGACTTTCCAACATTGGGGACACCAACTACCATAACAAGAAGTGTGGGCTCTTTCAAGATTGCTTCCCTTAGTTTCAACTCCACAAGCCCAAGCAGCTGTTAGTTACAGAAGCAAACATTAGATGTGTTAAACACTTAAACCTACACTTAGGACTAAAAGAAGCAAATCATCATCTAGGCCAGCGCAGTTAAAAACCTGAAATACTTACAGAGCCAAACGGAGGTTGAGTCAAATGAAACGATAAAGATATCAAAATCCAGTTAATAACATACAAGACGCAGTTTCACAAGTCTGAATCCTATTACAAACCTACTTCAATTGATATTCCTATTGATCCAGGAGTTACTATGAAGGTTCAGTCATCATGTGTCCTACTAAGTTAAGCCAGCTCATGTCCTAGTAGGTTAAGTTTAGAATTCTCGTAGAAGCCCTAGTAGTGGAAGGCTCTGTTTGTGAATGACCTTTACCAGTGCAGAATATAGAATTTCAGCAAGTGGTCTAGGCGTCTAGCAGCCAGTTACCCCTACAATTACTAATTAGATAAATGAACCCCGCTCTCAAAGTTGCAAATAGTTTCAGAGCTTTAACATCTGATTGATGCTTTCAGTATAATACAGAAGGTATCCTGTGAGGTTTACACAAAGCAAAATGGATAAACATGACAGTAACAGTTAGCTAACCTGATTAATAGAGTTGCTGCTATGTGCATTTAATGAGATGCAATCTTGCTTAGATGATTGAAAATGATCAAGCCACATCTGCATATAGGGGTAAACATGATCTTGTGAGTATCAGCAACAGCACCAAATCTCGTTGTGTatgatagcaggattaaatctcatGAATGTTCCAACAAGAGATAGTGCTTCCAGCCAGCGGAGGCTGACCAAACTAGATAGGTGCTTAC
It encodes:
- the LOC119298811 gene encoding short integuments 2, mitochondrial-like isoform X1; the protein is MRGLTRAGKRASDMAFNAGGGAINWFPGHMAAASRAIRDRLKLADLVIEVRDARIPLSSANEDLQPVLSAKRRILALNKKDLANPNIMNMWLDHFQSSKQDCISLNAHSSNSINQLLGLVELKLREAILKEPTLLVMVVGVPNVGKSALINSIHRIANSRFPVNDKMKRARVGPLPGVTQDIAGYKIASQPSIYVLDTPGVLVPSIPDMETGLKLALTGAVKDSVVGEERIAKYLLSLLNIRKTPLHWERLLHRREEFDEDPDDSCEKGSRGSLRRRQRFNNSDALYVQDLVIEVQRTLCSTAMEFTGNLDEDNELESLIDSQLVALRKVFRIPHKPLDESHGPASKKLLTLFRSGKLGPFILDDLPDKQ
- the LOC119298811 gene encoding short integuments 2, mitochondrial-like isoform X2, whose product is MNMWLDHFQSSKQDCISLNAHSSNSINQLLGLVELKLREAILKEPTLLVMVVGVPNVGKSALINSIHRIANSRFPVNDKMKRARVGPLPGVTQDIAGYKIASQPSIYVLDTPGVLVPSIPDMETGLKLALTGAVKDSVVGEERIAKYLLSLLNIRKTPLHWERLLHRREEFDEDPDDSCEKGSRGSLRRRQRFNNSDALYVQDLVIEVQRTLCSTAMEFTGNLDEDNELESLIDSQLVALRKVFRIPHKPLDESHGPASKKLLTLFRSGKLGPFILDDLPDKQ